In Helicobacter sp. 12S02232-10, the following proteins share a genomic window:
- a CDS encoding MFS transporter, whose translation MSNNQKDFLYLPLIIVCLAQIGASGDNSVVSLATGQFVSKLHATMDKVQLANVIYSLLAGSLMVFGGMLGIAKGFKKVFLMGVFLAFLGEIVAVVAPNINILNWGARLLTGLGAAFMIPSVLGIIVSLFNGPARVVAFGAVGAATGVAAIIMPLGAGLIMDHFGYKVAFLILGCWFLVVFILGLMAIPSIQKSPMRVDYAGTFFAFIGLVCFILGCSKISVWGLISPLEPPFLFLGISPALPLIILGMIIVALTLVFENHTEKSTGAALIPQSFIRTRQVRNGLYVTGLIFMMFGAVFFFIPAWIMIVAQESSMLSAIAVVCTAIPMIVLSLLLPKKFAYLSPRNVCLFSGVSTLVGCLILIYSLKIGGYESLGLYLGLAFIGVGVGGFSSQSAMIVSAVLNPRDASQSGGIQASVRNIWQAGGVAIVGTVFLFSLTSIFKANIAQSNMPENIKTSIENMKIINLVRTSEIIQKLQNSGIQNLNDSSTNKIIQIYNDTTLKSGRLALWALFILVALHIPGFFGIQKNGWTQKSDSKNKS comes from the coding sequence ATGTCAAACAATCAAAAAGATTTTCTTTATCTGCCTTTGATTATTGTGTGTCTAGCGCAAATAGGAGCTTCAGGAGATAATTCAGTGGTTTCTTTAGCAACTGGACAATTTGTCTCAAAGCTTCACGCAACAATGGATAAAGTCCAACTCGCTAATGTTATTTATAGTCTTTTAGCCGGATCTTTGATGGTGTTTGGCGGTATGCTTGGTATCGCCAAAGGATTTAAAAAAGTTTTTTTAATGGGGGTATTTTTGGCATTTTTAGGCGAAATAGTTGCAGTGGTTGCCCCTAATATCAATATCCTCAATTGGGGTGCTAGGCTTTTAACCGGTCTTGGAGCAGCTTTTATGATTCCAAGCGTTTTAGGTATCATTGTCAGTCTTTTTAATGGACCTGCAAGAGTTGTAGCCTTTGGTGCAGTGGGTGCTGCCACAGGAGTGGCTGCAATCATTATGCCGCTTGGAGCAGGCTTGATTATGGACCATTTTGGTTATAAAGTCGCTTTTTTGATTTTAGGATGCTGGTTTTTGGTGGTGTTTATTTTAGGCTTAATGGCTATTCCATCCATACAAAAAAGTCCGATGAGAGTTGATTATGCCGGCACGTTTTTTGCATTCATTGGGCTTGTATGCTTCATATTAGGGTGTTCAAAAATCTCTGTGTGGGGACTTATCTCCCCGCTAGAGCCACCCTTTTTATTTTTGGGAATCTCCCCTGCACTACCCTTAATTATTCTAGGTATGATTATTGTCGCATTGACATTGGTATTTGAAAACCATACCGAAAAATCTACAGGAGCTGCTCTTATCCCACAATCTTTTATCCGAACGAGGCAAGTCAGGAATGGATTGTATGTAACTGGCTTGATATTTATGATGTTTGGAGCGGTATTTTTCTTCATTCCTGCTTGGATTATGATAGTTGCGCAAGAAAGCAGTATGCTCTCTGCCATAGCAGTTGTTTGTACAGCTATACCGATGATTGTGCTTTCTTTGCTTTTGCCTAAAAAATTCGCTTATCTTTCCCCTAGAAATGTTTGTCTTTTCTCTGGAGTTTCTACTTTGGTAGGGTGTTTGATTTTAATTTATTCATTAAAGATTGGCGGGTATGAGAGTTTGGGACTTTATCTCGGACTTGCTTTTATCGGTGTAGGCGTGGGAGGATTTTCTTCCCAAAGCGCAATGATTGTCTCTGCAGTATTAAACCCTAGAGATGCAAGCCAAAGTGGAGGGATTCAAGCTTCTGTAAGAAATATTTGGCAAGCAGGAGGTGTGGCGATCGTGGGAACCGTGTTTTTATTCTCTCTCACAAGTATTTTTAAAGCCAATATTGCGCAAAGTAATATGCCTGAAAATATCAAAACTTCCATTGAAAATATGAAAATTATCAATTTAGTCAGAACGTCAGAAATAATACAAAAATTGCAAAATTCAGGCATTCAAAACCTAAATGACTCATCAACAAACAAAATTATCCAAATATACAATGACACCACTTTAAAATCAGGAAGGCTAGCATTATGGGCACTCTTTATCCTAGTGGCATTACATATTCCAGGGTTTTTTGGGATTCAAAAAAACGGTTGGACGCAAAAATCCGACTCAAAAAATAAATCTTAA